The window CGGGGGCGAGAGCCTCGGGCAAGGCGCGTTTCCAGCCCGGTTCAATGATCTGCTTGCCGACTGCGCGCAGGGCTTCACCGGCGCAATCGAAATCGGCCTGGGTGCGATCGTATTCGTGGTTGGGCAGAAACTGCGCCAGATAACGCGCGCGGATCAATGTGTAAACCGCACGGTGCTTGCCGCTCAGGCGCTCAAGATTTTTCGCGGCGGCGGTGGGGATGATGCCGTGGTGCGCGCTGACCTTGGCGTCGTTCCATGCCCGGGAACGGCGCTGCGGGTCAAGAAAACCGTTCAACGCCTCAAGGCTTGGGTCGGCCTGCCGCAGCGCCGCGAGAATCCCCGGTGCCTCGCTGTGCTGACTCAGGGGCAGAAAACCGCAATCGCTGCGCGGATAGGTGACAACTTTGTAGGTTTCATAAAGCGCCTGGGCGATGTCGAGGGTCTCCTGCGCGCCAAGGCCGAGTTTCTTCGAGCAGACTTCCTGCAAGGTGCCGAGATCGAAGGGCAGGGGCGCCACTTCGCGCATCCGCTCGGTTCGCAGTTTCACTACTCGCGCACTGGCGGCACTGCTGATGGCCGCTGCCGCTTGTTGCGCCAGTGCCTGATTCAGGCAGCGCTCCTGATCGTCACAAGCATCCGAAGGCGCCCGCCACTGCGCGGTAAACGGCGTCCCTTCATGCAGCAATTCCACATCGATCGCCCAAAATGGCACCGGCACGAAATCGGCGATGCTGCGATCACGATCCACCACCAGCCGCAATGTCGGCGTCTGTACCCGACCGACCGGCAACACACCTTGATAACCCGACTGCCGGCCGAGAAGGGTGAACAGGCGACTCATGTTCATGCCGATCAGCCAGTCCGCCCTGGAGCGGCCGAGTGCCGAGTGATACAGGCTGAAGGTCTCTGCGCCCGGTTTCAGTGCAGCGAGCGCTTTGCGGATCGACGCCTCGTCGAGCGCCGATAACCACAACCGGCGGATCGGCCCGCGATAGCGGCAGTGCTCGACCAGTTCCCGGGCGATCATTTCGCCCTCACGGTCGGCGTCGGTGGCGATGATCAGTTCGCTGGCCTCGCCGAGCAGGCGTTTCACCGCTTTGTACTGGATGGCAGTGCGCGGCTTGACGGTCATTTTCCATTTGTCCGGAATGATCGGCAGATCCGCCAGCACCCAGCGCTTGTAGCGGGCGTCGTAGGCATCCGGCGGTGCAGTTTCCAGCAGGTGGCCGATGCACCAGGTCACCGTGACGTCCGTTCCCAGCCAGCAGCCGTCGCCGCGACGTCTGGCGCCGAGCACGGCCGCAATGTCTTTGGCCTGGGAAGGTTTTTCACAGAGGTACAGCCGCATAACCACCATCGTCGATCAATGTCCGCAGAGGTGCACAGAATGGCCGGAGTTGGCGCCACGGGCAACTTTTATCTGTATGGATATACAGATAAAAAGAGTTGCGGGAAATGACGGGTAATTCGGGGGCACCGCACAGCACTATTGAGAAATTGATTAGTACCCGGTTTGCAGCTGTGTCAGGTTTTTTGGCGATTCACAAACGCGAGTGACAGGACGATCTCGCCAGGAGATCGCCGTGGTCTGTCGACACTGACTACTCAGAAACAAGGAAGTCCACCATGGCTCAAGCCAAAGCGAAAACCAGCAGCGCCTACGATGAAATCAACACCTTCAGCCACTTGTATGACCGTGGTGTCGGGCTGGTCAATGGCAAACCGTCGTTCACCGCCGATCAGGCCGCTGACGAAATCCTGCGCAAGAACCTGGCGTGGGGCGACAAGAATGCTGACGGCAAAATCGACCTCAGCTACACCTTCCTGACCGAGAAACCCGCGAACTACAACCCGAAACTCGGCAACTTCAGCGAGTTCAGCGCCCTGCAAAAGGCGCAAGCCGTGTTGGCCATGCAATCCTGGGCCGATGTGGCCAAGGTCACGTTCACTGAAGGCAAGGGCGGCGACGGCCACATGACCTTCGGCAACTACGACGTGAGCACCGGTGGTGCCGCGTTTGCTTACCTGCCGAGTGGCGGCAGCTACGACGGTCAGTCGTGGTATCTGATCAACGATCAATATCAGGTCAACAAAACCCCTGGCACCAACAACTACGGGCGCCAGACCCTGACCCACGAAATCGGTCACACCCTCGGCCTGTCACACCCGGGCGCCTACAACGCCGGCAATGGCAGCCCGACCTACAACGACGCCAAATACGCTGAAGATACCCGTGGCTACAGCCTGATGAGCTACTGGAGCGAAGCCAACACCGACCAGAACTTCAGCAAGGATGGCAGCGGTGCGTACGCGTCGGCGCCGTTGCTGGACGATATTGTTGCGGTGCAGAAACTCTACGACGCCAACTATGAGACTCGCGCCGATAACACCACCTACGGTTTCGGTTCCAACGCCGGGCGCGATTTCTACAGCGCCACGTCGGCGTCGTCGAAACTGGTGTTCTCGGTGTGGGACGGTGGCGGTGATGACACCCTGAATTTCTCCGGTTTCACCCAGAACCAGAAGATCAACCTCAATGAAGGCTCGTTCTCCGATGTCGGCGGCCTGG of the Pseudomonas sp. Seg1 genome contains:
- a CDS encoding DNA topoisomerase III — protein: MRLYLCEKPSQAKDIAAVLGARRRGDGCWLGTDVTVTWCIGHLLETAPPDAYDARYKRWVLADLPIIPDKWKMTVKPRTAIQYKAVKRLLGEASELIIATDADREGEMIARELVEHCRYRGPIRRLWLSALDEASIRKALAALKPGAETFSLYHSALGRSRADWLIGMNMSRLFTLLGRQSGYQGVLPVGRVQTPTLRLVVDRDRSIADFVPVPFWAIDVELLHEGTPFTAQWRAPSDACDDQERCLNQALAQQAAAAISSAASARVVKLRTERMREVAPLPFDLGTLQEVCSKKLGLGAQETLDIAQALYETYKVVTYPRSDCGFLPLSQHSEAPGILAALRQADPSLEALNGFLDPQRRSRAWNDAKVSAHHGIIPTAAAKNLERLSGKHRAVYTLIRARYLAQFLPNHEYDRTQADFDCAGEALRAVGKQIIEPGWKRALPEALAPAKGRESPAPQTLPTLSQGIECAVAGVKLKDLWTQPPKPYTEGDLIKAMKNVAKLVEDPLLKQKLKDTTGIGTEATRASIIQGLLDRGYLVKNGKALAATPAAFSLIDAVPRAIADPGTTAIWEQALDMVQSGEMSLEEFVTKQAAWMSKQVTRCSGLSLTISGPPPAGKAAAPWKKKRKSTRSKTTGTTKRTAR
- a CDS encoding serralysin family metalloprotease, translating into MAQAKAKTSSAYDEINTFSHLYDRGVGLVNGKPSFTADQAADEILRKNLAWGDKNADGKIDLSYTFLTEKPANYNPKLGNFSEFSALQKAQAVLAMQSWADVAKVTFTEGKGGDGHMTFGNYDVSTGGAAFAYLPSGGSYDGQSWYLINDQYQVNKTPGTNNYGRQTLTHEIGHTLGLSHPGAYNAGNGSPTYNDAKYAEDTRGYSLMSYWSEANTDQNFSKDGSGAYASAPLLDDIVAVQKLYDANYETRADNTTYGFGSNAGRDFYSATSASSKLVFSVWDGGGDDTLNFSGFTQNQKINLNEGSFSDVGGLVGNVSIAYGVTVENAVGGSGNDLLIGNSAINHLFGGAGNDILYGGGGADVLWGGEGADTFVFGAASDSTNNQPDWIMDFKSGLDKIDLSGIAEFATGAATLNFVSNFTGHAGDAILTYYAQHGQTGLLVDLTGQGQVDFAVGVVGQAVATDIVA